A genome region from Nycticebus coucang isolate mNycCou1 chromosome 22, mNycCou1.pri, whole genome shotgun sequence includes the following:
- the LOC128575070 gene encoding uncharacterized protein LOC128575070 isoform X5: MRGTFPLRASEIRSCFSDRIRTLMRLLQLEGAQLRTLLVTRTEDVPNSCNLRCFPGMCFPQKSGTVPHPQHLSQVSRRLLLPGHVFSCPPLVRLSARLEQLQAGDHWSLEASEVTQPQGSTPHGGCRSSLALDRRCWQGPVALELRIRWWCVE, encoded by the exons ATGCGCGGGACCTTCCCCTTGCGAGCCTCCGAGATCCGCAGCTGCTTCTCTGACCGGATTCGAACCCTGATGCGGCTCCTACAGCTCGAGGGAGCCCAGTTGCGCACCCTGCTCGTCACCAGGACGGAGGATGTGCCCAATAGCTGCAACCTCCGCTGTTTCCCGG GAATGTGTTTTCCTCAGAAATCTGGAACTGTCCCTCACCCCCAACACCTGAGTCAGGTCAGCAGGAGGCTCTTGCTCCCTGGGCATGTATTCTCCTGCCCTCCCCTGGTGAGACTGTCTGCTAGACTTGAGCAACTACAGGCTGGGGACCACTGGAGCCTGGAG GCTTCTGAAGTGACCCAGCCCCAGGGCTCCACTCCACACGGGGGCTGCAGGAGCTCCCTGGCTCTG GACAGGAGGTGCTGGCAAGGCCCAGTGGCACTAGAACTCAGAATCCGATGGTGGTGCGTGGAATAG
- the LOC128575070 gene encoding uncharacterized protein LOC128575070 isoform X4, translating into MRGTFPLRASEIRSCFSDRIRTLMRLLQLEGAQLRTLLVTRTEDVPNSCNLRCFPGMCFPQKSGTVPHPQHLSQVSRRLLLPGHVFSCPPLVRLSARLEQLQAGDHWSLEASEVTQPQGSTPHGGCRSSLALRLRLNLKRSNLPRLTLSRPNWALQEVSGSLQRLRPPYSHPPPRVSGSGEAAGLRQPPAGSGHREQ; encoded by the exons ATGCGCGGGACCTTCCCCTTGCGAGCCTCCGAGATCCGCAGCTGCTTCTCTGACCGGATTCGAACCCTGATGCGGCTCCTACAGCTCGAGGGAGCCCAGTTGCGCACCCTGCTCGTCACCAGGACGGAGGATGTGCCCAATAGCTGCAACCTCCGCTGTTTCCCGG GAATGTGTTTTCCTCAGAAATCTGGAACTGTCCCTCACCCCCAACACCTGAGTCAGGTCAGCAGGAGGCTCTTGCTCCCTGGGCATGTATTCTCCTGCCCTCCCCTGGTGAGACTGTCTGCTAGACTTGAGCAACTACAGGCTGGGGACCACTGGAGCCTGGAG GCTTCTGAAGTGACCCAGCCCCAGGGCTCCACTCCACACGGGGGCTGCAGGAGCTCCCTGGCTCTG agattgcGACTGAACCTGAAGCGCTCCAACCTCCCTCGTTTGACCCTATCCAGGCCCAACTGGGCTCTCCAAGAAGTTTCGGGAAGCCTCCAACGACTCCGTCCCCCCTACTCCCACCCCCCGCCACGAGTTAGTGGATCAGGGGAAGCCGCGGGGCTCCGTCAACCACCCGCAGGCTCCGGCCACAGGGAGCAATAA
- the LOC128575070 gene encoding uncharacterized protein LOC128575070 isoform X3 produces MRGTFPLRASEIRSCFSDRIRTLMRLLQLEGAQLRTLLVTRTEDVPNSCNLRCFPGMCFPQKSGTVPHPQHLSQVSRRLLLPGHVFSCPPLVRLSARLEQLQAGDHWSLEEGGCACSPAASSGKGPGAVAARSLGRIPLPGFVSGVPARVPGPPEKRLRLNLKRSNLPRLTLSRPNWALQEVSGSLQRLRPPYSHPPPRVSGSGEAAGLRQPPAGSGHREQ; encoded by the exons ATGCGCGGGACCTTCCCCTTGCGAGCCTCCGAGATCCGCAGCTGCTTCTCTGACCGGATTCGAACCCTGATGCGGCTCCTACAGCTCGAGGGAGCCCAGTTGCGCACCCTGCTCGTCACCAGGACGGAGGATGTGCCCAATAGCTGCAACCTCCGCTGTTTCCCGG GAATGTGTTTTCCTCAGAAATCTGGAACTGTCCCTCACCCCCAACACCTGAGTCAGGTCAGCAGGAGGCTCTTGCTCCCTGGGCATGTATTCTCCTGCCCTCCCCTGGTGAGACTGTCTGCTAGACTTGAGCAACTACAGGCTGGGGACCACTGGAGCCTGGAG GAAGGCGGTTGTGCCTGCAGTCCGGCAGCCTCCTCCGGGAAGGGCCCCGGTGCGGTGGCGGCCAGATCGCTCGGCAGAATCCCTCTGCCTGGTTTTGTGTCTGGAGTCCCGGCCAGGGTGCCAGGCCCACCAGAGAAG agattgcGACTGAACCTGAAGCGCTCCAACCTCCCTCGTTTGACCCTATCCAGGCCCAACTGGGCTCTCCAAGAAGTTTCGGGAAGCCTCCAACGACTCCGTCCCCCCTACTCCCACCCCCCGCCACGAGTTAGTGGATCAGGGGAAGCCGCGGGGCTCCGTCAACCACCCGCAGGCTCCGGCCACAGGGAGCAATAA
- the LOC128575070 gene encoding uncharacterized protein LOC128575070 isoform X1 → MRGTFPLRASEIRSCFSDRIRTLMRLLQLEGAQLRTLLVTRTEDVPNSCNLRCFPGMCFPQKSGTVPHPQHLSQVSRRLLLPGHVFSCPPLVRLSARLEQLQAGDHWSLEASEVTQPQGSTPHGGCRSSLALEGGCACSPAASSGKGPGAVAARSLGRIPLPGFVSGVPARVPGPPEKRLRLNLKRSNLPRLTLSRPNWALQEVSGSLQRLRPPYSHPPPRVSGSGEAAGLRQPPAGSGHREQ, encoded by the exons ATGCGCGGGACCTTCCCCTTGCGAGCCTCCGAGATCCGCAGCTGCTTCTCTGACCGGATTCGAACCCTGATGCGGCTCCTACAGCTCGAGGGAGCCCAGTTGCGCACCCTGCTCGTCACCAGGACGGAGGATGTGCCCAATAGCTGCAACCTCCGCTGTTTCCCGG GAATGTGTTTTCCTCAGAAATCTGGAACTGTCCCTCACCCCCAACACCTGAGTCAGGTCAGCAGGAGGCTCTTGCTCCCTGGGCATGTATTCTCCTGCCCTCCCCTGGTGAGACTGTCTGCTAGACTTGAGCAACTACAGGCTGGGGACCACTGGAGCCTGGAG GCTTCTGAAGTGACCCAGCCCCAGGGCTCCACTCCACACGGGGGCTGCAGGAGCTCCCTGGCTCTG GAAGGCGGTTGTGCCTGCAGTCCGGCAGCCTCCTCCGGGAAGGGCCCCGGTGCGGTGGCGGCCAGATCGCTCGGCAGAATCCCTCTGCCTGGTTTTGTGTCTGGAGTCCCGGCCAGGGTGCCAGGCCCACCAGAGAAG agattgcGACTGAACCTGAAGCGCTCCAACCTCCCTCGTTTGACCCTATCCAGGCCCAACTGGGCTCTCCAAGAAGTTTCGGGAAGCCTCCAACGACTCCGTCCCCCCTACTCCCACCCCCCGCCACGAGTTAGTGGATCAGGGGAAGCCGCGGGGCTCCGTCAACCACCCGCAGGCTCCGGCCACAGGGAGCAATAA
- the LOC128575070 gene encoding uncharacterized protein LOC128575070 isoform X2 codes for MRGTFPLRASEIRSCFSDRIRTLMRLLQLEGAQLRTLLVTRTEDVPNSCNLRCFPGMCFPQKSGTVPHPQHLSQVSRRLLLPGHVFSCPPLVRLSARLEQLQAGDHWSLETGEPCCDPDGFERRGQDAGPQLLIQGAQKPGRRLCLQSGSLLREGPRCGGGQIARQNPSAWFCVWSPGQGARPTREEIATEPEALQPPSFDPIQAQLGSPRSFGKPPTTPSPLLPPPATS; via the exons ATGCGCGGGACCTTCCCCTTGCGAGCCTCCGAGATCCGCAGCTGCTTCTCTGACCGGATTCGAACCCTGATGCGGCTCCTACAGCTCGAGGGAGCCCAGTTGCGCACCCTGCTCGTCACCAGGACGGAGGATGTGCCCAATAGCTGCAACCTCCGCTGTTTCCCGG GAATGTGTTTTCCTCAGAAATCTGGAACTGTCCCTCACCCCCAACACCTGAGTCAGGTCAGCAGGAGGCTCTTGCTCCCTGGGCATGTATTCTCCTGCCCTCCCCTGGTGAGACTGTCTGCTAGACTTGAGCAACTACAGGCTGGGGACCACTGGAGCCTGGAG ACAGGAGAACCTTGCTGTGACCCAGATGGCTTTGAAAGGAGAGGACAGGACGCAGGTCCCCAGTTGCTGATCCAGGGAGCTCAGAAGCCTG GAAGGCGGTTGTGCCTGCAGTCCGGCAGCCTCCTCCGGGAAGGGCCCCGGTGCGGTGGCGGCCAGATCGCTCGGCAGAATCCCTCTGCCTGGTTTTGTGTCTGGAGTCCCGGCCAGGGTGCCAGGCCCACCAGAGAAG agattgcGACTGAACCTGAAGCGCTCCAACCTCCCTCGTTTGACCCTATCCAGGCCCAACTGGGCTCTCCAAGAAGTTTCGGGAAGCCTCCAACGACTCCGTCCCCCCTACTCCCACCCCCCGCCACGAGTTAG